A genomic region of Campylobacter corcagiensis contains the following coding sequences:
- a CDS encoding DUF3137 domain-containing protein: MREIYELEKERLSLLVKLKLVSIFSLFIGLVAFVIFYFYMQREILLSIFMGVFSTLFFYAFIRNFLTSDFNKDFKLIAMQKVIESFGLTYESENFIKYSDFITPNIYLKPDTYSGNDLVYGSYNGVSFKFSDLFSQRRVQRVDEKGKVHVSYETIFCGICFIANFNKNFTSTTYALSRNRNVSLFRITMDNSEFEKEFNVYSSDKINAFYILTPNLMERILRLKNLFKSPLNLAFLDNKIYIYIEFGRDSFEPDVRQSLIGDDSIILRYKAEILELLNIINELNLNRKIFTSNEI; the protein is encoded by the coding sequence GTGAGAGAAATTTATGAGCTTGAAAAGGAGCGTTTAAGTCTCCTTGTAAAGCTTAAATTAGTTTCTATTTTTTCTTTATTTATAGGGCTTGTAGCTTTTGTAATATTTTATTTTTATATGCAAAGAGAGATTTTACTCTCAATTTTTATGGGAGTATTTAGTACTCTTTTTTTCTATGCTTTTATAAGAAATTTTTTAACTAGCGATTTTAATAAAGATTTTAAATTAATAGCGATGCAAAAAGTGATTGAAAGTTTTGGTTTAACTTATGAAAGCGAAAATTTTATAAAATATAGTGATTTTATTACTCCAAATATCTATTTAAAACCCGACACTTATAGCGGAAATGACTTAGTTTATGGCAGTTATAATGGTGTTAGTTTTAAATTTAGTGATCTTTTTTCACAAAGAAGAGTTCAAAGAGTTGATGAAAAAGGCAAAGTTCATGTAAGCTATGAGACTATTTTTTGTGGAATTTGCTTTATTGCTAATTTTAATAAAAACTTTACTTCAACAACTTATGCTTTAAGTCGTAATAGAAATGTTTCGCTTTTTAGAATAACTATGGATAATAGTGAGTTTGAAAAGGAATTTAATGTCTATAGTAGCGATAAAATAAATGCTTTTTATATCCTTACACCAAACCTTATGGAGCGTATTTTAAGGCTTAAAAATCTATTTAAATCACCTCTAAATTTAGCATTTTTAGATAATAAAATTTACATTTATATAGAGTTTGGAAGAGATAGTTTTGAACCTGATGTAAGACAGAGTTTAATTGGTGATGATTCAATAATTTTACGATATAAAGCTGAAATTTTAGAGCTTTTAAATATCATAAATGAGCTAAATTTAAACCGCAAAATTTTTACTAGCAATGAAATTTAA
- a CDS encoding LemA family protein, whose product MSAFLVILIIAIAVVLWAIGIYNGLIAKKNQVKNIRAGVDTQLKKRYDLIPNLVSTVKEYLTHEKETLTKVTALRSRAMATNDKSEEFALNNELTKLLGGINVAIEAYPQLRANENVMHLQATLTETEEQISAARRAYNSSVMTYNNAIQMFPSNIIANIFNFKDELFFKAEDSEKSAPNVGELFK is encoded by the coding sequence CTATTGGAATTTATAATGGGCTTATTGCTAAAAAAAATCAAGTAAAAAATATAAGAGCTGGCGTTGATACTCAGCTTAAAAAACGCTATGATTTAATACCAAATTTAGTCTCAACTGTAAAAGAGTACTTAACTCATGAAAAAGAAACACTTACAAAGGTTACTGCTCTTAGAAGTAGAGCTATGGCTACAAATGATAAAAGTGAAGAATTTGCTCTAAATAACGAATTAACAAAGCTTTTAGGTGGCATAAATGTAGCAATAGAGGCTTACCCTCAGCTTAGAGCTAATGAAAATGTTATGCATCTTCAAGCTACTTTAACAGAAACAGAAGAACAAATCAGTGCAGCAAGAAGGGCTTATAACTCAAGTGTTATGACTTATAATAACGCTATACAGATGTTTCCAAGTAATATCATAGCAAATATTTTTAACTTTAAAGATGAGTTATTTTTTAAAGCAGAAGATAGTGAAAAATCTGCTCCAAATGTGGGAGAACTCTTTAAGTGA